The following are encoded in a window of uncultured Sphaerochaeta sp. genomic DNA:
- a CDS encoding polysaccharide pyruvyl transferase family protein, whose translation MRKSKYVGLLSFQDAINYGAILQLFALQSSIESLGYNVDVIDYDCKGITSQYNFVSLKSRYSKKKILKKNVSYFYHFFKKRRIHRFKAERLNLTQRYDNHSIREVKDRYSAVIVGSDQVWNPLCTQKDETYFLQFVESTRRIGYAVSLGNSENLKLYNSDVSAYISNFYAVSIREVNDLNLMLSLGAKNCVQVLDPVFLLSKEIWGRLISEVKFENYIFVYELRKNSILWNTVKNLASTEKKTVVYVSKSISRDFEVIFKKGMIALPNISVEMFLSLVYHSDLIITDSFHGAALSILFNKEFIAVKNPDKFNTNQRLESLVSTLSINSVLIDKELAKIGTKIDYKSVNKKVSNLRKISYEFLKNSLEA comes from the coding sequence TTGAGAAAATCCAAGTATGTGGGATTATTAAGTTTTCAAGATGCAATCAATTATGGTGCAATTTTACAACTATTTGCATTGCAATCATCGATTGAGTCTCTAGGATACAATGTGGATGTGATAGATTATGACTGTAAGGGGATTACTTCACAATACAATTTTGTCTCTTTAAAAAGTAGGTATTCAAAAAAAAAGATATTAAAAAAAAATGTTTCATATTTCTATCATTTTTTTAAAAAAAGAAGAATCCATCGATTTAAAGCAGAAAGACTAAACCTAACTCAGAGATATGATAATCATAGTATACGGGAGGTAAAAGACAGATATTCTGCAGTTATTGTTGGAAGCGATCAGGTATGGAATCCTCTTTGTACCCAAAAAGATGAAACATATTTTCTTCAGTTTGTTGAATCAACAAGAAGAATCGGATATGCCGTTAGCCTTGGAAATAGTGAGAATTTAAAACTATATAACTCCGATGTCTCGGCTTATATTTCGAATTTCTATGCAGTATCAATTCGAGAAGTTAATGATCTTAATCTTATGTTGAGCCTTGGTGCAAAAAATTGTGTTCAGGTCCTCGATCCTGTCTTTTTATTATCCAAAGAAATTTGGGGGAGATTGATAAGTGAGGTAAAATTTGAAAATTATATTTTTGTCTATGAGCTTAGAAAAAACTCAATCTTATGGAATACTGTTAAGAATTTGGCGAGCACAGAGAAAAAGACTGTTGTATATGTTAGTAAAAGTATTTCCAGAGACTTTGAGGTTATTTTTAAAAAAGGTATGATTGCTCTTCCAAATATTAGCGTCGAAATGTTTTTATCTCTAGTGTATCATTCTGACTTAATTATCACTGATTCATTTCATGGTGCTGCTTTATCGATTCTATTTAATAAAGAATTCATTGCTGTGAAAAATCCTGACAAATTTAATACTAATCAAAGGTTGGAATCTTTAGTGTCAACGTTATCAATTAATAGTGTATTGATTGATAAAGAACTGGCAAAAATTGGAACTAAGATTGATTATAAATCAGTAAACAAGAAAGTATCTAATTTGAGAAAGATTTCATATGAATTCCTTAAGAATAGTCTTGAGGCATAA
- a CDS encoding O-antigen ligase family protein, with translation MIGVINSHNPSFALSQLIRLIFMFVVSLLVSNLSASNKNSIVKMYWLFAIFSSISVLIQIIFPVQFNGFLFKFVSDDYKEMIRIFDNWKIFSGIVVVDNYSAFLSSFLLAITLISLMIREKKYNNVIIYPKYISSFLIIIAFIALLASAKRGIIVATIVSISFVFMIYLKYYIGRNKEKLKIVFIIFITFLLLIIVIYILYIKTSLLQVIIYKTSRSDISTGRFELYRKILDATSSQNIIFGNGLGNLSNTIGTSSHNIYLQLLYEQGLLGLFLYIIFFLNNILLTIKRIRITKRILPFYSLMVQVLFLIYGMTGNPLYNIFFMFNYFIFISLL, from the coding sequence ATGATTGGAGTTATTAACTCCCATAATCCCAGTTTTGCATTAAGTCAATTAATACGTTTGATATTTATGTTTGTAGTTTCCCTATTAGTATCAAATTTATCAGCTTCAAATAAAAATAGTATTGTTAAAATGTATTGGCTATTTGCTATCTTTTCTTCAATAAGTGTGCTGATACAAATCATATTTCCTGTTCAATTTAATGGATTTTTATTTAAGTTTGTTTCTGATGATTATAAAGAAATGATCAGAATCTTTGATAATTGGAAAATATTTTCAGGAATAGTTGTAGTTGATAACTATTCAGCCTTTTTATCTTCTTTTTTATTGGCCATTACGCTGATTAGTTTGATGATCAGAGAAAAAAAATATAATAATGTAATTATTTATCCAAAATATATATCATCCTTTTTAATTATTATAGCTTTTATTGCCTTATTAGCGTCTGCAAAACGAGGCATTATCGTGGCAACAATTGTAAGCATATCTTTTGTTTTTATGATATATCTTAAATATTATATAGGAAGGAATAAAGAAAAATTAAAAATAGTTTTTATAATATTTATAACATTTTTATTGTTGATTATAGTTATATATATTCTCTACATAAAGACCTCTTTACTACAAGTTATAATTTATAAAACATCAAGATCAGATATATCTACAGGGAGATTTGAATTATATAGAAAAATCTTGGATGCTACTTCTTCTCAAAATATTATCTTCGGAAATGGATTAGGGAATCTCTCAAATACGATTGGGACTAGTAGTCACAATATATACTTGCAGTTACTATATGAACAAGGATTGCTTGGGCTTTTTCTATATATTATTTTCTTTTTAAATAATATACTGCTAACAATTAAAAGAATTAGGATCACAAAGCGAATTCTTCCTTTTTACTCATTGATGGTACAAGTTTTATTTCTAATTTATGGGATGACAGGGAATCCGTTGTATAATATTTTTTTTATGTTCAATTACTTTATATTCATTTCACTTCTATAG
- a CDS encoding oligosaccharide flippase family protein produces the protein MKKFIKDTFYFILSSVTRYGIQILLLPFITYYLTVSEYGSIDAVIIFISFISPLFTLMINESLLRFTVDAQNVVARKLLNNSFTVITIGTVILFFLKEPILHIDPIVGSYWVFFIILYFLSNIHSCLAQYLKAIGKTKIYSIQSVIDSILLFIGCCITIIILRMGVNGYFLSLIIGHTLMIIIIFRYINIFKKPLSVKDFVIDVPLLRLMLIYSIPIIFSAISWWVISFSDRYMIFLFLGIEQRGLYSFANKIPNIVMSFSGLIVEAWLLSFLSVLDIRKVGIFEKAYRSFDIIITFLTILLIIPIEILIKSVFPESYAEAWFCIPILLVSIRYKSLAGFQSSVFRKEKLVMKFSLPTILSAIINIILNILILKKFGIVGAAISTMLSFYILWIIRSLQLKKIDSNYLKFRNCFRNDLLIYFTCILTYWESNTKYLINGLLLTGFFYLNRKIFRQYILLIKRRKFGSI, from the coding sequence ATGAAAAAATTCATTAAAGATACCTTTTATTTTATATTAAGTTCTGTTACTAGATATGGCATACAGATTCTTTTATTACCTTTTATTACATATTATTTAACAGTTTCGGAATATGGTAGTATTGATGCTGTTATAATTTTTATTTCATTTATTAGTCCTCTCTTTACTTTAATGATCAATGAAAGCCTATTACGCTTCACAGTAGATGCGCAGAATGTTGTGGCAAGAAAACTGTTAAATAATTCATTTACTGTTATAACAATCGGAACTGTCATATTGTTTTTTTTAAAAGAACCAATTTTGCATATTGATCCGATTGTCGGAAGCTATTGGGTATTTTTTATAATTTTATACTTCCTATCAAATATACATTCTTGTTTAGCACAATACTTGAAAGCAATCGGGAAAACTAAAATATATTCTATTCAATCAGTAATTGATTCAATATTATTGTTTATAGGGTGTTGTATTACAATAATTATATTACGTATGGGAGTAAATGGCTACTTTCTAAGTCTGATTATTGGACATACTCTTATGATCATAATTATATTTAGATATATTAATATCTTCAAGAAACCACTAAGCGTTAAAGATTTCGTAATTGATGTACCTCTCTTACGCTTAATGTTGATCTATTCAATACCTATTATTTTTTCTGCAATTTCTTGGTGGGTTATTTCTTTTTCAGATAGATATATGATTTTTTTGTTTTTAGGTATTGAACAGCGCGGGCTTTATTCTTTTGCGAATAAAATTCCTAATATTGTGATGTCTTTCTCCGGTCTAATAGTAGAAGCATGGTTGTTGTCTTTCCTGAGTGTATTGGATATTAGGAAAGTTGGTATTTTCGAAAAGGCATATAGAAGTTTTGATATCATTATTACATTCCTCACCATTTTGTTAATAATTCCAATAGAAATATTAATTAAGTCAGTATTCCCTGAATCATATGCAGAGGCTTGGTTCTGTATACCGATCCTATTGGTTAGTATTCGATATAAAAGTTTGGCTGGCTTTCAATCCTCTGTGTTTAGGAAAGAAAAACTAGTTATGAAGTTTAGTCTTCCTACCATACTGAGTGCTATTATAAATATCATATTAAATATTTTAATCTTAAAAAAATTTGGGATTGTTGGTGCTGCAATTTCAACTATGCTGTCTTTTTATATTTTATGGATTATCCGTTCATTACAATTAAAAAAAATAGATTCTAATTATTTAAAATTTAGAAATTGTTTTAGAAATGATTTATTAATATATTTTACATGTATACTAACGTATTGGGAGAGTAATACAAAGTATTTGATAAATGGTCTTTTATTAACTGGATTTTTCTATCTTAATAGAAAGATATTTAGACAATATATACTACTTATAAAAAGAAGAAAATTTGGATCTATATAA
- the wecB gene encoding UDP-N-acetylglucosamine 2-epimerase (non-hydrolyzing): MKTEKRDRDCQKTVMLVFGTRPEAIKMCPLVNELKKREGIKTVVCVTGQHREMLDQVLDAFSVVPDYDLSIMLPKQTLFDITTNILNKIKEVLDKVFPDVVLVHGDTSTTFVTALACFYLQIPVGHVEAGLRTYNIFSPYPEEFNRQAVSIISKYNFSPTELSKQNLLKEGKNPDSIYVTGNTAIDALKTTVRKDYSHPQLDWAEGSRLILITAHRRENLGQPMHNMFRAIRRIIDEHDDVKAIYPIHFNPVVRQAANEELGDCDRIRIIEPLDVLDFHNFLARSYMILTDSGGIQEEAPSLGKPVLVMRDTTERPEGIEAGTLKLVGTTEEVIYKNFKILLDDEHEFKVMSQASNPYGDGHACQRIANVLDKMKHISYLVD, translated from the coding sequence ATGAAAACAGAAAAAAGAGATAGAGACTGTCAAAAAACAGTAATGCTTGTATTTGGAACACGTCCTGAGGCAATCAAAATGTGTCCTTTGGTTAATGAGTTAAAAAAGCGAGAAGGAATCAAGACTGTCGTTTGTGTGACAGGACAACATAGAGAGATGTTAGACCAGGTGTTGGATGCTTTTTCGGTGGTTCCGGATTATGATCTGTCAATTATGCTTCCCAAGCAGACGCTTTTTGACATCACGACGAACATACTCAATAAAATCAAAGAAGTATTAGATAAAGTCTTTCCTGATGTTGTTCTTGTGCATGGAGATACCTCAACTACTTTCGTAACTGCTCTGGCATGTTTCTATCTTCAGATTCCTGTTGGCCATGTGGAAGCGGGCTTAAGAACCTACAACATCTTCTCTCCCTATCCAGAAGAGTTCAATAGACAAGCAGTAAGTATTATTTCTAAGTATAATTTTTCTCCCACTGAACTTTCCAAACAGAATCTTCTCAAAGAAGGTAAAAATCCAGATTCTATCTATGTAACAGGTAATACTGCAATCGATGCATTGAAAACTACCGTTAGGAAGGACTATTCACACCCTCAATTAGATTGGGCCGAGGGAAGCCGTTTGATTTTAATTACGGCTCATCGTAGAGAGAATCTTGGTCAACCGATGCACAATATGTTCAGGGCAATCCGTAGGATAATTGACGAGCACGACGATGTCAAAGCAATCTATCCCATCCATTTCAATCCTGTAGTACGACAGGCTGCAAATGAAGAGTTAGGTGATTGTGATAGGATTAGGATCATCGAACCTCTGGATGTATTGGATTTCCATAACTTTTTGGCAAGATCTTATATGATTCTCACCGATAGTGGAGGAATTCAAGAGGAAGCTCCTTCACTTGGGAAGCCTGTATTGGTCATGAGGGATACAACTGAGCGACCAGAAGGGATAGAAGCAGGGACATTGAAACTCGTTGGAACTACAGAAGAAGTTATTTATAAAAACTTCAAGATACTGTTGGACGACGAACATGAATTCAAGGTGATGAGTCAGGCAAGTAATCCTTATGGTGATGGGCATGCCTGCCAGAGGATAGCTAATGTCTTAGATAAAATGAAACATATATCCTATTTAGTAGATTAG
- a CDS encoding DegT/DnrJ/EryC1/StrS family aminotransferase, which translates to MEFRDLKKQYQVLKADIDKAVIEVMSECNFINGRQVRELEEQLAAYVGVKHCITCGNGTDALSMMLMAWGIGPGDAVFVPDFTFFASGEVVSFEGATPVFVDVDPDTYNMDPESLEQATLAVEAEGKLKAKVVIPVDLFGLPADYDRINEIAHSHGMKVLEDGAQGFGGLYKGRKACSLGDAATTSFFPAKPLGCYGDGGAIFTNSDQEAEYLRSIAVHGKGYYKYDNVRIGWNSRLDTIQAAILLVKFKAFQEYELEAVNTVASWYSEKLRDMVKIPVVPEEHYSSWAQYTIQLRDENQRKEIQRRLKEQGIPTMVYYPKPMHEQIAFKGLKQYVPCPVTERLCNTVVSLPLDGYLKKNVSARISGII; encoded by the coding sequence ATGGAATTTCGTGATCTCAAGAAGCAATACCAGGTACTGAAGGCAGACATTGACAAGGCTGTCATCGAGGTGATGTCAGAGTGCAATTTCATCAATGGCAGGCAAGTCAGGGAACTGGAAGAACAGCTTGCTGCATATGTTGGGGTGAAACATTGCATCACCTGTGGGAATGGGACTGATGCGCTCTCCATGATGCTTATGGCTTGGGGGATCGGCCCAGGTGATGCGGTATTTGTCCCGGACTTTACCTTCTTCGCCTCTGGGGAAGTGGTCTCCTTCGAGGGTGCAACCCCTGTGTTTGTGGATGTGGACCCGGATACCTACAACATGGATCCAGAGAGCCTGGAGCAAGCCACCCTTGCGGTGGAGGCTGAAGGGAAACTCAAGGCGAAGGTGGTCATCCCTGTGGATCTGTTCGGCCTTCCCGCAGATTATGACAGGATCAACGAGATTGCCCACAGCCATGGCATGAAGGTGCTGGAGGATGGGGCCCAAGGATTTGGGGGATTGTACAAGGGAAGGAAAGCCTGTTCTCTTGGTGATGCTGCAACCACTTCCTTCTTCCCTGCAAAGCCCCTTGGTTGCTACGGTGATGGTGGAGCAATCTTCACCAACAGTGACCAGGAAGCCGAGTACCTGAGATCGATTGCAGTGCATGGGAAGGGATACTATAAATATGACAATGTCCGTATCGGATGGAATTCACGCCTTGATACCATCCAGGCCGCAATACTCTTGGTGAAATTCAAGGCGTTCCAGGAGTATGAGCTGGAAGCAGTGAACACGGTTGCTTCCTGGTATTCTGAAAAACTGAGGGATATGGTAAAGATCCCGGTTGTCCCTGAAGAGCATTATTCCAGCTGGGCGCAGTACACCATACAGCTACGTGATGAAAACCAGCGTAAAGAGATCCAGAGAAGACTGAAAGAACAGGGGATTCCCACCATGGTGTATTATCCAAAGCCTATGCACGAGCAGATAGCTTTCAAGGGATTGAAGCAATATGTTCCATGCCCGGTCACGGAGAGGTTGTGCAATACGGTGGTCTCGTTGCCGTTGGATGGGTACTTAAAGAAAAATGTTAGTGCAAGAATATCAGGGATAATATGA
- a CDS encoding acyl-CoA carboxylase subunit beta, with the protein MNTKFYDLEKQHSKGKLHAIERLDLLLDEGSFQEIGSRVQHSCSLFGMDQKHLPYDGVITGFGRIHGRPVAVYSQDFTVMGGTLGEMHGKKIARILQLAIDSKCPVIGINDSGGARIQEGIHSLAGYGDIFRLNTMASGYIPQISIIVGPCAGGAVYSPGITDFVFMVDSFSHMFVTGPNVVKKVLYQDIDKEALGGSVMHATVSGVCHFRESNEEQCFGKVRSLISYLPQCWNEERTPIKLGVEQQIESVVFPKIPLNPKISYDVREILKAVVDRKSFLEISEEFAKNLVIGLGTIAGLPVGIIANQTKVLAGVLDCDASDKSSRFIRFCDAFNIPLLTFVDVPGFLPGLEQERKGIIRHGAKLLFAYAESTVPKVTIILRKAYGGAYIAMCSKHLGSDFVYSWDTGEIAVMGAEGAVEILFKTELQKASNPKELIEKLEKDYADTFVNPIIAAKSGIIDEVIEPEQTRRVIIQSLMQLQGKEQQVLKKKHGNIPL; encoded by the coding sequence ATGAACACTAAGTTTTATGATCTTGAAAAGCAACACTCCAAGGGGAAGCTCCATGCCATTGAGCGGCTGGATCTGTTGCTCGATGAAGGGTCCTTCCAGGAGATAGGCTCACGTGTTCAACATTCCTGCTCTCTCTTCGGGATGGACCAGAAGCATCTCCCCTATGACGGAGTCATTACCGGGTTCGGTCGTATTCATGGAAGGCCTGTAGCTGTATATTCCCAGGATTTTACGGTTATGGGTGGTACTTTGGGAGAGATGCATGGCAAAAAGATTGCTCGAATCCTCCAATTGGCGATTGACAGCAAATGTCCTGTCATCGGCATCAATGACAGCGGTGGGGCACGGATCCAGGAAGGCATTCACTCTCTTGCTGGGTATGGCGATATCTTTAGGCTGAACACCATGGCTTCAGGGTATATACCCCAGATTTCAATAATTGTCGGACCTTGTGCAGGAGGTGCGGTTTATTCCCCTGGGATAACCGATTTTGTATTCATGGTTGATTCGTTCAGCCATATGTTCGTGACCGGCCCTAATGTAGTAAAGAAGGTTTTATACCAAGACATTGATAAGGAAGCTTTGGGTGGCTCAGTAATGCATGCCACTGTCAGTGGTGTGTGTCATTTCAGGGAGTCGAACGAAGAGCAATGCTTTGGGAAGGTACGGAGTCTTATTTCGTACCTTCCGCAATGCTGGAATGAAGAGCGAACTCCAATCAAGCTTGGTGTTGAACAACAAATAGAATCAGTGGTATTTCCAAAAATCCCGCTGAACCCGAAAATTTCCTACGATGTTAGGGAAATCCTGAAAGCAGTAGTTGATAGGAAATCTTTCCTGGAAATCTCCGAGGAGTTTGCCAAGAATCTGGTAATTGGATTGGGCACTATTGCCGGATTACCTGTTGGTATCATTGCCAATCAGACCAAGGTGCTTGCTGGAGTCTTGGATTGTGATGCCAGTGACAAGTCAAGTCGGTTCATCCGATTTTGTGATGCATTCAATATTCCACTTCTTACATTTGTTGATGTACCTGGTTTCTTACCTGGACTAGAGCAGGAGCGAAAGGGTATCATCAGACATGGAGCGAAGCTTCTGTTCGCATATGCAGAGTCGACGGTTCCCAAGGTAACCATCATCCTACGCAAGGCATATGGAGGGGCCTATATCGCAATGTGCTCCAAACATCTCGGTTCTGACTTTGTCTATTCTTGGGATACCGGGGAGATTGCAGTCATGGGTGCAGAAGGTGCTGTGGAAATCCTGTTCAAGACTGAATTGCAGAAGGCTTCCAATCCAAAGGAGCTGATTGAGAAACTTGAGAAGGATTATGCTGATACATTTGTGAATCCAATCATAGCAGCAAAAAGTGGGATTATTGATGAAGTCATTGAGCCTGAGCAAACAAGACGGGTAATCATCCAGTCATTGATGCAGTTGCAGGGAAAGGAACAGCAGGTTCTAAAGAAGAAGCATGGGAATATTCCTCTATAG
- a CDS encoding 3-hydroxyacyl-CoA dehydrogenase family protein, with protein MPEIKTIAIIGANGTVGSQVARLLVDSLDVKVFLVCRTIEKAQEAKYRIQMSLLASGILGTMIPTDFSYLHKCISCCDWVFESVAEDLAIKREVYRQVIPFLRPDTLVSTGTSSFLLSQLTESFGEDFKRRFYGTHFFNPPEKLALLEFIQTDSNDPKVSFAFESFFKLQLGRSTINTRDVHGFLANRIGALFLNEAALLAEQYAYQGGIGYIDALMGRFTGRSLPPLKTIDYIGLDVFTAMYDNVSKDTKFLCRKSQQPQFFVQLKSNGSFGRKSCRGLYAQINMPNGSKENRVYDLVTKEYSFIQTYEFPFVTRMIGLQLQGDLFSSFHSLAKSDDEESLLCKYLLLRYITISRYIVKEAAYNDSDVDAAMEDGYAWISPRKLVFLFGGGKGIQEMFASNELMKRAFKGVDAAKLETFQTPTIDTDLRFFSHARK; from the coding sequence ATGCCTGAAATAAAAACTATTGCCATAATTGGAGCCAACGGGACCGTGGGCTCACAGGTGGCTCGACTTCTTGTTGATAGTCTTGATGTCAAGGTATTTCTTGTGTGCAGGACGATTGAGAAGGCGCAGGAAGCGAAATATCGCATCCAGATGTCTCTTTTGGCGAGCGGAATTCTAGGAACTATGATTCCTACTGATTTTTCCTACTTGCATAAATGTATTTCTTGTTGTGATTGGGTGTTTGAATCAGTAGCAGAGGATTTAGCCATCAAACGGGAGGTGTACAGACAGGTCATCCCTTTCCTTCGTCCGGACACGCTAGTATCAACTGGTACCTCGAGTTTCTTGCTCAGCCAGTTGACAGAATCTTTCGGAGAGGATTTCAAGAGGCGTTTCTATGGTACGCACTTTTTTAATCCACCTGAAAAGCTTGCCTTATTGGAATTCATACAGACAGATTCTAATGATCCTAAGGTCAGCTTTGCATTCGAAAGTTTTTTCAAGCTACAACTGGGAAGATCAACCATTAATACGAGGGATGTCCATGGCTTTCTTGCCAACCGTATTGGAGCCCTTTTTCTGAATGAGGCTGCTCTACTTGCAGAGCAATATGCCTACCAGGGAGGGATTGGTTATATCGATGCCCTAATGGGAAGATTTACAGGTAGGTCATTGCCTCCTCTAAAGACTATTGATTACATCGGCCTTGATGTGTTTACCGCCATGTATGATAATGTCTCTAAGGATACAAAGTTCCTTTGTAGAAAAAGTCAACAACCTCAATTCTTCGTTCAACTGAAGAGTAATGGCAGTTTCGGTAGAAAGAGCTGTCGAGGCTTGTATGCTCAAATAAATATGCCCAATGGATCGAAAGAGAATAGAGTCTATGATTTAGTTACAAAAGAGTACTCATTCATTCAGACTTATGAGTTTCCGTTTGTTACTAGGATGATTGGCTTACAGTTGCAGGGGGATTTGTTTTCCTCCTTCCACTCATTAGCTAAAAGTGATGATGAGGAATCCCTGCTATGCAAATACCTGCTGTTGCGGTATATCACCATATCCCGTTACATCGTTAAGGAAGCTGCTTATAATGATTCAGATGTAGATGCTGCCATGGAAGACGGATATGCATGGATATCCCCGAGGAAACTTGTTTTTCTGTTCGGAGGAGGTAAAGGCATTCAAGAGATGTTTGCTTCTAATGAACTCATGAAGAGAGCTTTTAAGGGTGTTGATGCGGCAAAACTCGAGACATTCCAGACACCAACTATCGATACCGACCTTCGGTTTTTCTCCCACGCGAGGAAGTAA
- a CDS encoding beta-ketoacyl-ACP synthase III produces the protein MRTIGITGTGYYLPSKVVTNKDLEKTIDTTDEWIFSKVGVKERRIASSQEATSDLALYAAQNAIRDANIHAEDVDLIVLATSSPDMVQPPTASIVQGKLGSYNAAAFDVGAVCAGFVYAISVGFSMMVAEPSYKHVLVIGAETYSRIMDWKDRSTCVFFGDGAGACILSEVSEGKGIMTKYLMTEGQGASVIQFLAGGSRYPATHETLDKNMHRFQMEGKAVWDFATRVMPFAVRKVVNDAGLSIDDIDWLFPHQANINIIQKCFKDLGVPMEKTYTTIAQYANTSGASVIITLAEAAKKGLLKKGDRIVLVGFGGGLSYGAMLLEW, from the coding sequence ATGAGAACCATTGGCATAACCGGAACCGGCTACTACCTTCCTTCGAAAGTGGTGACCAATAAGGACCTAGAGAAAACAATCGATACGACTGACGAGTGGATTTTCTCTAAGGTTGGCGTTAAAGAGAGAAGAATTGCTTCCAGCCAGGAAGCAACGAGCGATCTTGCCCTGTATGCTGCCCAGAATGCCATCAGGGATGCAAATATCCATGCAGAGGATGTTGATCTTATAGTGCTGGCAACATCCAGCCCTGATATGGTTCAACCTCCTACTGCATCGATTGTCCAAGGAAAGCTTGGATCCTACAATGCTGCAGCCTTTGATGTAGGTGCAGTGTGCGCAGGCTTCGTATATGCGATCTCCGTTGGGTTTTCCATGATGGTAGCAGAGCCTTCATACAAGCATGTTTTGGTCATCGGTGCTGAGACATATTCGCGTATCATGGACTGGAAGGATAGGTCGACTTGTGTGTTTTTCGGTGATGGTGCAGGTGCCTGCATCCTGTCCGAGGTTTCTGAAGGCAAGGGTATCATGACCAAGTATCTGATGACTGAGGGCCAAGGCGCTTCGGTCATCCAATTCCTTGCGGGGGGATCCAGATACCCTGCAACCCATGAGACCTTGGACAAGAATATGCACCGCTTCCAGATGGAAGGGAAGGCGGTCTGGGATTTTGCCACTAGGGTTATGCCGTTTGCAGTTAGGAAGGTGGTCAATGATGCAGGCCTATCCATTGATGACATAGACTGGTTATTCCCACATCAGGCAAATATAAACATCATTCAGAAGTGTTTCAAGGACCTTGGTGTACCGATGGAAAAGACTTATACTACCATAGCCCAATACGCCAATACCTCAGGAGCATCAGTAATCATAACCTTGGCTGAAGCCGCAAAGAAAGGGTTGCTGAAGAAGGGCGACAGAATTGTATTGGTAGGTTTCGGAGGCGGACTATCCTACGGAGCTATGTTGCTGGAATGGTAG
- a CDS encoding UDP-3-O-(3-hydroxymyristoyl)glucosamine N-acyltransferase: protein MINWPLETYWGDKYPIFSEQDYFAINCLSSIFNPSSNSLLFIKEVTGPLIEELSSIHGSIIITKPEYRSVVKHLSALNGFVFDDDPRYKFAEILEPLCNTVSLRGTFTWNEKYQAYLGKDVSISTDVYIEPNVTIGDNAVIGEHVRIFSGARIGPNVKIGANSVIRENAVIGGWGFGIAQKKGFRSIRIPHIGGVIIGENVEIGALTTICSGTIDPTMIQDFVKIDDHVHIAHNCVIGKNTVVTACAEISGSVNIGYNCWIAPNVSIINGISISNDATVGIGAVILKPVEDNAVVVGNPGKVIRINIAENA, encoded by the coding sequence ATGATTAATTGGCCATTGGAAACATACTGGGGTGACAAGTATCCGATATTCTCGGAGCAAGATTATTTTGCTATTAATTGTCTTTCTTCGATCTTTAATCCTAGTAGTAATTCATTGCTTTTTATTAAGGAGGTTACAGGACCATTAATTGAAGAGCTATCATCCATACATGGATCAATAATAATCACCAAACCTGAGTATCGGTCAGTAGTAAAGCATTTATCTGCTTTAAACGGGTTTGTCTTTGACGATGACCCACGATATAAATTTGCCGAGATTCTTGAGCCATTGTGTAATACTGTGTCGCTTAGAGGTACTTTCACTTGGAATGAGAAGTACCAGGCGTACTTAGGAAAGGATGTGTCAATTTCTACTGACGTCTATATAGAGCCTAATGTAACGATTGGAGATAATGCTGTAATCGGTGAGCATGTCAGAATATTCTCTGGAGCTAGAATCGGCCCAAATGTAAAAATAGGGGCGAATTCAGTAATTAGAGAAAATGCAGTAATTGGTGGATGGGGATTTGGAATTGCACAAAAAAAAGGTTTCCGTTCAATTCGGATTCCCCATATTGGTGGTGTAATTATTGGAGAGAATGTTGAGATTGGTGCTTTAACGACTATTTGTTCAGGTACGATTGACCCTACCATGATACAAGATTTTGTTAAAATTGATGATCATGTACACATTGCCCATAACTGTGTGATTGGAAAAAACACCGTTGTAACAGCATGTGCAGAAATTTCAGGTAGCGTAAATATCGGGTACAACTGTTGGATTGCTCCGAATGTTTCAATCATCAATGGAATTTCAATCAGCAATGATGCAACAGTGGGGATTGGGGCAGTAATTCTCAAACCGGTTGAAGACAATGCAGTTGTGGTTGGAAATCCTGGGAAAGTCATTCGAATAAATATTGCTGAAAACGCATAG